The Papaver somniferum cultivar HN1 chromosome 3, ASM357369v1, whole genome shotgun sequence genome includes a region encoding these proteins:
- the LOC113358812 gene encoding C2 and GRAM domain-containing protein At5g50170-like, with translation MRLYVYVLEAKELSTLQGGATNAFVKLQVGKYKSKTRVLKKNVNPIWNEEFVFRVHDMDDELVVSVYEYNNEQDHGFFNNVHGELLGKVRIPLWSVINEDKQTLPPTWFSLERDNDNEQRQSLNGKDSGMVLLTLSLRGGDNSPVLPCPSHSREYVNSPESFHDILNTKPVSRKIPEGKHLMKTIANRLEKIFHNHKHDDGFKSDSRNEDYPSDISCTTSDYEDCMDEPLSTMNTFEDSMELMESRNEERDVPANFMGILLDQTYMVSPKDLNMFLFMPDSQFRRELADRQGATDLQESSWEWKLGETSCLTRTVTYLKAATKLVKAVKATEEQTYLKANGKEFVVFVSVKTPDVPYGSCFNIEILYRIVPGPELSSEEESARLVISWNVNFQQSTMMRSMIEGGARQGLKESFDEFAHLLAQKFKLLNSTEILDKDQVLATVQTEQQSDWRMAIEYFCNFNVVFTIFMVLYVVLHILLSGCGKFKGLEFNGLDLPDTFGELFTVGILVLQVEHVYNMVTHFVQARLQKGSDHGIKSQGDGWMLTVALIEGSDIPSADSNSFSDPYVVFTCNGKTRTSSVKLQTCDPQWSEVLEFDAMEEPPSVLDVEVFDFDGPFDQATSLGHGEINFLKHTSTELADIWVNLEGKLAQASQSKLHLRIFLDNNNGVETIKEYLTKMEKEVGKKLNLRSPQKNSAFQKLFGLPPEEFLINDFACSLKRKMPLQGRLFLSARIVGFYANLFGHKTKFFFLWEDIDDVLVVPPSLASVGSPSLAIILRAGRGLDAKHGAKSQDENGRLRFQFQSFVSFNVASRTITALWRTRTLTPEQKGKMAEDHQDEDGKAIQIEDTGSFLGVEDDDAIMSRVYSSELPVNITLLMQMFDGGQLEYKVMLKSGCVNYATTEWEAVKPDVFERHLCYKFNRHVSIFGGEVTSTQQKSPTDIGKGWIVDEVMTLHDVPFGDHFRVHLKYQIENVHAGSSAPCQCDVHLGIAWVRSTKFQQRITRNITEKFSNRLKEIFELVEREILLSTSPPHDVIGIIL, from the exons atGAGACTGTATGTGTATGTACTCGAAGCTAAGGAGTTGTCAACATTGCAAGGAGGAGCAACAAATGCGTTTGTGAAGTTGCAAGTTGGTAAATACAAATCGAAAACAAGGGTTTTGAAGAAGAATGTGAATCCAATATGGAATGAAGAGTTTGTGTTTAGGGTTCATGATATGGATGATGAGCTTGTTGTTTCTGTTTATGAATACAACAACGAACAAGATCATGGGTTTTTTAATAATGTTCATGGTGAGTTGTTGGGCAAGGTTAGGATTCCACTATGGTCAGTAATTAATGAAGATAAACAAACTCTGCCTCCTACTTGGTTTTCTTTAGAGAGGGATAATGATAATGAACAACGACAATCTCTCAATGGCAAGGATTCTG GTATGGTTCTTCTCACCCTGTCATTGCGCGGAGGAGACAACAGTCCTGTTCTGCCTTGTCCTTCACATTCAAGGGAATATGTTAACTCTCCGGAATCATTTCATGATATTTTAAACACTAAACCTGTTTCCCGGAAAATCCCGGAAGGCAAACATTTGATGAAGACGATAGCTAATCGGTTAGAAAAGATTTTCCATAATCATAAGCATGACGATGGTTTTAAATCTGATTCCAGAAATGAGGATTATCCATCGGATATATCGTGCACAACTTCTGATTATGAGGACTGCATGGATGAACCTCTTTCTACCATGAATACTTTTGAAGATAGCATGGAGTTGATGGAATCTAGAAACGAAGAGCGGGATGTGCCAGCAAATTTCATGGGAATTCTGCTTGATCAAACATATATGGTTTCGCCTAAAGATTTGAACATGTTTCTCTTCATGCCAGATTCACAGTTTCGTAGAGAATTAGCAGATCGACAAGGAGCCACAGATTTACAGGAGAGCTCATGGGAATGGAAATTAGGGGAAACATCGTGTTTAACCAGAACGGTCACGTATTTGAAAGCTGCGACAAAGTTAGTTAAGGCGGTCAAAGCAACAGAGGAACAAACTTATCTGAAAGCTAACGGAAAGGAGTTTGTTGTCTTTGTAAGTGTGAAGACACCTGATGTTCCATATGGTAGTTGTTTTAACATAGAGATACTTTACCGGATAGTACCTGGACCAGAGTTGTCTTCAGAAGAAGAATCTGCCCGTCTTGTAATATCCTGGAATGTTAACTTCCAGCAGAGCACAATGATGAGAAGTATGATTGAAGGAGGGGCTCGACAAGGTCTCAAGGAAAGCTTTGATGAGTTTGCCCACTTGTTGGCTCAGAAATTTAAACTGCTGAACTCCACTGAAATATTGGATAAGGACCAAGTGTTGGCAACAGTGCAGACTGAGCAACAGTCGGATTGGCGAATGGCTATCGAGTATTTCTGTAACTTCAATGTCGTTTTCACTATTTTCATGGTATTATATGTTGTGTTGCACATCCTATTATCAGGATGTGGCAAATTTAAAGGATTGGAATTTAATGGGTTGGATTTACCAGACACCTTTGGGGAGTTGTTCACCGTAGGAATCTTGGTTCTTCAAGTTGAACATGTATATAATATGGTAACACACTTTGTACAGGCTAGATTGCAAAAAG GAAGTGATCATGGAATCAAATCCCAAGGTGATGGATGGATGCTCACAGTCGCTTTGATCGAAGGAAGTGATATCCCATCTGCAGATTCGAACAGTTTTTCAGACCCCTATGTAGTTTTCACATGCAATGGGAAGACTAGAACAAGCTCGGTCAAGCTTCAAACATGTGATCCTCAATGGAGCG AGGTACTGGAGTTTGATGCTATGGAAGAACCACCTTCAGTGTTGGATGTcgaagtttttgattttgatggccCTTTTGACCAAGCTACCTCACTTGGGCATGGGGAGATCAATTTTCTGAAGCACACATCTACAGAACTAGCTGACATTTGGGTAAACCTTGAGGGAAAACTTGCACAAGCCTCTCAGTCCAAGTTGCACTTGAGGATCTTTTTAGATAATAATAATGGAGTTGAAACCATTAAAGAGTATCTTACTAAGATGGAGAAGGAAGTTGGTAAGAAG TTAAATCTCCGATCACCTCAAAAGAATTCAGCATTCCAGAAATTGTTTGGTTTGCCACCAGAAGAGTTTCTTATCAACGATTTTGCGTGCTCCTTGAAGAGAAAGATGCCTTTGCAG GGCCGCCTTTTTCTATCCGCCAGAATAGTCGGGTTCTATGCGAATTTGTTTGGACATAAGACAAAATTCTTCTTTCTCTGGGAAGATATTGATGATGTTCTAGTAGTCCCCCCATCTCTAGCTTCAGTGGGTAGTCCCTCGCTGGCTATTATTCTTAGAGCAGGCCGTGGTCTTGATGCGAAGCATGGTGCGAAATCTCAGGACGAAAATGGAAGACTTAGATTTCAGTTCCAATCATTTGTGTCTTTCAATGTGGCCAGCAG AACAATCACGGCATTGTGGAGAACAAGAACCTTAACCCCCGAGCAGAAAGGAAAGATGGCAGAAGATCATCAAGATGAAGATGGAAAAGCTATTCAGATTGAAGATACTGGATCCTTTTTGGGTGTGGAAGATGATGATGCCATTATGTCAAGAGTTTACTCTTCAGAACTTCCGGTAAAC ATTACATTATTGATGCAAATGTTTGACGGGGGTCAGTTGGAATACAAAGTAATGTTGAAGTCTGGTTGTGTTAATTATGCAACTACAGAATGGGAAGCTGTAAAGCCAGATGTTTTTGAAAGACATTTATGTTACAAGTTTAATCGCCATGTCTCGATATTTGGAGGAGAAGTAACTAGCACCCAGCAAAAATCCCCTACAGATATCGGTAAAGGGTGGATTGTGGACGAGGTTATGACCCTCCATGACGTCCCATTCGGCGATCACTTCCGT GTTCATCTGAAGTATCAGATCGAGAATGTCCATGCTGGTTCTTCTGCACCATGTCAGTGTGACGTTCATTTGGGGATAGCATGGGTGAGAAGCACCAAGTTTCAGCAGAGAATTACTCGAAACATAACGGAGAAATTCTCCAATAGGCTGAAGGAAATTTTTGAGCTGGTGGAAAGAGAAATTCTTTTATCTACCTCTCCGCCACACGATGTAATT GGGATTATTCTTTAG